The DNA sequence TAATCGCAAAGTTTTCATTATGACGAAGATAACGAAAAATAGCCATTTTCTTAATAATATCGTATTTTTGAATAAAAAATATTCAGATATGCTTCAGATTCAAGGTTTCGTATTCAACTTTGCGAGCGAAAACACTTACATCATTTATAACGGGAATAAAAACGCATGGTTAATTGATCCGGGAAATATGAAAGGGCAGGAAACCCAGGCCATTGAGAGTTTCATTTCAGAAAACGGACTGAAAATTCAGAAAATTCTTTTAACTCACGCACATATTGATCATGTATTGGGGCTTCAATGGGCTTTTGATACGTTCAAAGTACCTGTAGTAATGCATCAGGAAGATCAGGAAGTTCTGGATATGCTTCAGGCAAGCGGAATGAGATTCGGAATGCAGGTAGATCCTGTAAAAGTAGATGTGGAATATATTAAGGAAGGAGATGAACTGGATCTGGATGGTGAAAAATTTAAAATTTATCATGTTCCAGGACATTCTCCGGGAAGTGTGGTTTATCATCACGAAAATCAGAAATTCATGATCTCAGGAGATGTTCTTTTTGAGGGCAGCATCGGAAGAACAGATTTATATAAAGGAAACTATGAGCAACTGATTGATGGTATTAAATCTAAACTTTTCATTTTAGATAATGATACTCA is a window from the Chryseobacterium indologenes genome containing:
- a CDS encoding MBL fold metallo-hydrolase; the encoded protein is MLQIQGFVFNFASENTYIIYNGNKNAWLIDPGNMKGQETQAIESFISENGLKIQKILLTHAHIDHVLGLQWAFDTFKVPVVMHQEDQEVLDMLQASGMRFGMQVDPVKVDVEYIKEGDELDLDGEKFKIYHVPGHSPGSVVYHHENQKFMISGDVLFEGSIGRTDLYKGNYEQLIDGIKSKLFILDNDTQVFSGHGNPTSIGFEKQYNPFLK